The following coding sequences lie in one uncultured Mailhella sp. genomic window:
- the speA gene encoding biosynthetic arginine decarboxylase — MARKKSMQKWTVEDSVDLYGIRNWSSGYFDISQKGEVVIRPFGREGGPEVSVLEIIRELKERGYDLPVLLRIENILDSQISLLHQTFRAAISELGYKGDYRGVFPIKVNQQQQVVEKIAQYGAAYHHGLEVGSKAELIAAISQLKSREACLICNGYKDEEFIDLGLHALSMGFNVIFVLEMPGELEVILEEARRMNIRPQIGVRVKLSTKASGHWSESGGERSAFGLTSAQIVDVVDILKEHDMLDTLKLMHYHLGSQVPNIRDIRAAVMEATRIYASLVQEGAAMGYLDLGGGLAVDYDGSHTNYVSSRNYTMLEYCTDVVEAVMTILDAQGIAHPHIVTESGRATVAYYSILLFNVLDVSLIEVGSLPEELPEDAPEPVRNLKETLQNINPRNLQEAYNDAIYYYDEMRQLFITGRVTLRQRTLAERFYWAIMRVLSEEKNRVKYIPKELNEIDSMLADIYYCNFSVFQSLPDSWAIDQLFPVMPIHRLNEFPERQGILSDLTCDSDGRISHFIDPQGLKTTLELHPLKEGEEYYLGTFLVGAYQETLGDLHNLLGDTNVVSVRIQEDGTYDFVRELDGDSVSDILAYVEYDPHRVLVGIRKSAERAVRENRITPTQRYQLMQAFEDGLRGYTYFER, encoded by the coding sequence TTGGCCAGAAAGAAATCTATGCAGAAGTGGACCGTGGAGGATTCCGTTGATCTGTACGGCATCCGCAACTGGAGTTCCGGATATTTCGACATCTCCCAAAAGGGCGAGGTGGTCATCCGCCCGTTCGGCCGCGAAGGCGGCCCGGAAGTCAGCGTTCTGGAAATCATCCGCGAGCTCAAGGAACGCGGGTACGACCTGCCCGTGCTGCTGCGCATCGAAAACATTCTGGACTCCCAGATATCCCTTCTTCATCAGACTTTCCGCGCCGCCATCAGCGAGCTCGGCTACAAGGGCGACTACCGCGGCGTGTTTCCCATCAAGGTGAATCAGCAGCAGCAGGTGGTGGAAAAAATCGCCCAGTACGGGGCGGCCTACCATCACGGCCTCGAAGTCGGCTCCAAGGCCGAACTCATCGCGGCCATCAGCCAGCTCAAGAGCCGCGAAGCCTGCCTCATCTGCAACGGCTACAAGGACGAAGAATTCATCGATCTCGGCCTGCACGCCCTCAGCATGGGCTTCAACGTCATCTTCGTGCTCGAAATGCCCGGCGAACTCGAGGTCATTCTCGAAGAGGCCAGGCGCATGAACATCCGCCCGCAGATCGGCGTGCGCGTGAAGCTCAGCACCAAGGCCAGCGGTCACTGGTCGGAATCGGGCGGCGAACGTTCCGCCTTCGGCCTCACCTCCGCCCAGATCGTGGACGTCGTGGACATCCTCAAGGAACACGACATGCTCGACACCCTCAAGCTCATGCACTATCACCTCGGCTCGCAGGTGCCCAACATCCGCGACATCCGCGCCGCGGTCATGGAAGCCACGCGCATCTACGCAAGCCTCGTGCAGGAAGGCGCCGCCATGGGCTATCTCGACCTCGGCGGCGGCCTCGCCGTGGACTACGACGGCTCGCACACCAACTACGTGAGCTCCCGCAACTACACCATGCTCGAATACTGCACCGACGTGGTGGAAGCCGTCATGACCATTCTCGACGCGCAGGGCATCGCGCATCCGCACATCGTCACGGAATCGGGCCGCGCCACCGTGGCCTACTATTCCATTCTGCTCTTCAACGTGCTCGACGTGAGCCTCATCGAAGTGGGAAGCCTGCCCGAAGAGCTCCCCGAAGACGCTCCCGAGCCCGTGCGCAACCTGAAGGAAACCCTTCAGAACATCAATCCGCGCAACCTCCAGGAAGCCTACAACGACGCCATCTACTACTATGACGAAATGCGTCAGCTCTTCATCACCGGCCGCGTCACCCTGCGTCAGAGAACGCTCGCCGAACGCTTCTACTGGGCCATCATGCGCGTGCTCTCCGAAGAAAAGAACCGCGTGAAGTACATTCCCAAGGAGCTCAACGAAATCGACTCCATGCTCGCGGACATCTACTACTGCAACTTCAGCGTGTTCCAGTCGCTGCCCGACAGCTGGGCCATCGATCAGCTCTTCCCGGTCATGCCCATTCACCGGCTCAATGAATTCCCCGAACGGCAGGGCATTCTCTCCGACCTCACCTGCGACAGCGACGGACGCATCTCCCACTTCATTGATCCGCAGGGCCTCAAGACCACCCTGGAACTGCATCCGCTCAAGGAAGGCGAGGAATACTATCTCGGCACCTTCCTCGTGGGCGCCTATCAGGAAACCCTCGGCGACCTGCACAACCTGCTCGGCGACACCAACGTGGTCTCCGTGCGCATTCAGGAAGACGGCACCTACGACTTCGTGCGCGAACTCGACGGCGACTCCGTTTCCGACATTCTCGCCTACGTGGAATACGATCCGCACCGCGTGCTCGTGGGCATTCGCAAGTCCGCGGAACGCGCCGTGCGCGAAAACCGCATCACGCCCACGCAGCGCTATCAGCTCATGCAGGCCTTTGAAGACGGCCTGCGCGGCTACACCTACTTTGAACGCTAG
- the dinB gene encoding DNA polymerase IV translates to MSPSQRWIMHMDMDAFFASIEQLDNPSLRGRAVVVGGDHRGVVSTCSYEARRFGVHSAMSIAEAKRRCPQAVYVRPRMRRYAEVSALVRETLERFSPKVEMASVDEAYLDATGLERLFGPVEEMGRALKAAVKEATGGLTCSVGIAPVKFLAKIASEQRKPDGLFLLAPEKTADFLAALSVTAVPGVGRRFSEELARLGVKTCGDVSRYGEEFWRRRYGKAGVVLWERAHGEDPREVVPWTPPKSESAESTLDVDTRDREVLRTWILRHAERVGASLRRQGLAGRTVTLKIKYADFHQITRQVTLERRICSTESIYETACAVLDGLDLTDRVRLVGVGVSGFEAGAPKQLSLMPAKEPEKDEARRGRLNMAVDALRSRYGGGAVMRGRLFEAQQEEDPAETERRRDRAEGRRLREKH, encoded by the coding sequence GTGTCGCCTTCGCAGCGCTGGATCATGCATATGGACATGGACGCCTTTTTCGCATCCATCGAGCAGCTCGACAACCCGTCGCTGCGGGGTCGGGCCGTGGTGGTCGGGGGCGATCATCGGGGCGTGGTGAGCACGTGTTCCTATGAGGCGCGCCGTTTCGGGGTGCATTCGGCCATGTCCATTGCGGAGGCGAAGAGGCGCTGCCCGCAGGCTGTGTACGTGCGGCCGCGGATGCGCCGCTATGCGGAGGTGTCGGCGCTTGTGCGCGAGACGCTGGAGCGCTTTTCGCCGAAGGTGGAGATGGCGTCGGTGGACGAAGCCTATCTGGACGCCACGGGTCTTGAGCGGCTGTTCGGCCCGGTGGAGGAGATGGGGCGTGCGCTCAAGGCGGCGGTGAAGGAGGCCACGGGCGGCCTCACCTGTTCCGTGGGCATTGCGCCGGTGAAGTTTCTGGCGAAGATTGCGTCGGAGCAGCGCAAGCCCGACGGTCTTTTTCTGCTTGCGCCGGAAAAGACGGCCGATTTTCTGGCCGCCCTTTCGGTGACGGCCGTGCCCGGCGTGGGACGGCGCTTTTCCGAGGAGCTTGCCAGGCTCGGAGTGAAGACGTGCGGCGACGTGTCGCGCTACGGCGAGGAGTTCTGGCGGCGGCGCTACGGCAAGGCCGGAGTCGTGCTCTGGGAGCGGGCGCACGGGGAGGATCCGCGCGAGGTGGTGCCGTGGACGCCGCCCAAGTCGGAGAGCGCGGAATCGACGCTCGATGTGGACACGCGCGACAGGGAGGTGCTGCGCACCTGGATTCTGCGCCACGCGGAACGGGTGGGAGCGTCGCTGCGGCGTCAGGGGCTGGCCGGGCGCACGGTGACGCTCAAGATAAAGTACGCGGATTTTCATCAGATCACGCGACAGGTCACGCTGGAGCGCCGGATATGCAGCACGGAGAGCATTTACGAGACGGCCTGCGCCGTGCTGGACGGTCTGGATTTGACTGACAGGGTGCGTCTTGTGGGCGTCGGGGTGTCGGGCTTTGAGGCGGGCGCGCCGAAGCAGCTTTCGCTCATGCCGGCAAAGGAGCCGGAAAAGGACGAGGCCAGACGCGGACGGCTGAACATGGCCGTGGACGCGCTGCGTTCGCGCTACGGCGGCGGCGCGGTGATGCGGGGAAGGCTTTTTGAGGCGCAGCAGGAGGAGGATCCCGCGGAGACCGAGCGCCGCAGGGATCGTGCCGAGGGTCGGAGGCTGCGGGAGAAGCACTGA
- a CDS encoding septal ring lytic transglycosylase RlpA family protein: MLNIRRSLFVLVCLFVAAALVGGCSSKNGYQNGRYRGTKAYTVRGKTYYPLQSARNFVETGVASWYGPGFHGKTTSNGERYNQNAMTAAHKLLPFGTRLKVINLDNGRTTEVRINDRGPFVDSRIIDLSRAAARDLGMIGKGTARVRLVSLERGGEPSLFTPDGDMLGLFYVQIGSFRERPRAVNLADFMRTQGYGCRIARHDGNDLNFVQLGPYHSRSIAEKTARSLSLRYRGLFVIAE; this comes from the coding sequence ATGCTCAACATACGTCGATCGCTTTTCGTGCTTGTGTGCCTTTTCGTCGCGGCCGCTCTTGTCGGCGGCTGTTCCTCCAAAAACGGCTATCAGAACGGCCGCTACCGGGGAACCAAGGCCTACACGGTGCGCGGAAAAACCTATTATCCGCTGCAGTCGGCGCGCAACTTCGTGGAAACCGGCGTAGCCTCCTGGTACGGCCCGGGCTTTCACGGCAAGACCACGTCCAACGGCGAACGCTACAATCAGAACGCCATGACGGCCGCGCACAAGCTGCTGCCCTTCGGCACGCGCCTCAAGGTCATCAATCTGGACAACGGCCGCACCACGGAAGTGCGCATCAACGACCGCGGCCCCTTTGTGGACAGCCGCATCATCGACCTTTCCCGCGCGGCGGCGCGCGACCTCGGCATGATAGGCAAGGGCACGGCGCGCGTGCGCCTCGTATCGCTTGAGCGCGGCGGCGAACCTTCTCTCTTCACCCCGGACGGCGACATGCTCGGCCTGTTCTACGTGCAGATAGGCTCGTTCCGCGAGCGGCCGCGCGCCGTGAACCTCGCGGACTTCATGCGCACGCAGGGCTACGGCTGCCGCATCGCGCGGCACGACGGCAACGATCTGAACTTCGTGCAGCTCGGCCCCTATCACTCCCGTTCCATCGCCGAGAAAACGGCGCGCTCGCTGAGTCTCCGCTACCGGGGCCTGTTCGTGATTGCGGAATAG
- a CDS encoding SEC-C metal-binding domain-containing protein — translation MYNGVKVGRNDPCPCGSGKKFKKCCGRNL, via the coding sequence ATGTACAATGGCGTGAAGGTCGGACGGAACGATCCCTGCCCCTGCGGCAGCGGCAAGAAGTTCAAGAAGTGCTGCGGCAGAAACCTGTAG
- a CDS encoding GNAT family N-acetyltransferase has translation MIRRATESDVDAVERHYTELLTFEQEHGSSTNWELGVYPTRAVAEKGVKDGTLYVLEENGEVCASMILNHVQLDAYASIPWEHAAEPDKVLVIHTLCVPPSQAGKGAGKRMVFFALEEAARRGCEVMRLDTWENNRPAANLYLKLGFRYAGKAEVLFEGAISENLIFLEKRI, from the coding sequence ATGATACGCAGAGCGACGGAGAGCGACGTTGACGCGGTGGAGCGCCATTACACGGAGCTGCTGACTTTTGAGCAGGAGCACGGCAGCAGCACCAACTGGGAGCTTGGCGTGTACCCCACCCGGGCCGTGGCGGAAAAGGGAGTGAAGGATGGCACGCTGTACGTGCTGGAAGAGAACGGCGAGGTCTGCGCCAGCATGATTCTCAACCATGTGCAGCTCGACGCCTACGCCTCGATACCCTGGGAGCACGCGGCGGAGCCGGACAAGGTGCTGGTCATTCACACGCTGTGCGTGCCGCCCTCGCAGGCGGGGAAGGGGGCCGGAAAGCGCATGGTGTTCTTTGCTCTGGAAGAGGCGGCGCGGCGCGGCTGCGAGGTGATGCGTCTCGACACCTGGGAGAACAACAGGCCCGCCGCAAACCTGTACCTCAAGCTGGGCTTCCGCTATGCCGGAAAGGCAGAGGTGCTGTTTGAGGGGGCCATTTCGGAGAATCTGATTTTTCTGGAAAAGCGCATCTGA
- a CDS encoding CTP synthase: MKTKFIFVTGGVLSSLGKGLASASLGALLKARGLSVTIQKLDPYINVDPGTMNPFQHGEVYVTDDGAETDLDLGHYERYLDVSLSQRNNTTSGRIYYNVINKERRGDYLGGTVQVIPHITDEIKRTILSLTEGDNPPDVAIIEIGGTVGDIEGLPFLEAIRQLRSDIGRNNCLNIHLTLVPYLHAAGEYKTKPTQHSVKELLSIGIQPDIILCRCEQTIPSELKKKIALFCNVDEDAVFTSVDVKNVYGVPLKFYEEGFDQKVAIMMRLPARNADLSGWIKLMNDFDEAAKSKVNIAIVGKYVDLKEAYKSLHEALVHAGVANHVSVNLKYVNSEEVTADNTRDIFKGCDGILVPGGFGYRGVEGKIEAIRYARENKIPFFGICLGMQCAVIEFARHVAGLSKANSEEFDPLTDEKVIYLMTEWYDFRKNSVEVRDEASNKGGTLRLGAYPCALLPGTKAAEAYKQEEISERHRHRYEFNNAFRETLSQHGMVFSGTSPDGTLVEIVELPDHPWFVGCQFHPEFKSRPMHAHPLFKDFIAAAVKQSKKK, from the coding sequence ATGAAAACCAAATTCATTTTTGTTACCGGCGGTGTGCTTTCCTCTCTCGGAAAAGGACTGGCCTCGGCTTCGCTTGGCGCTCTGCTGAAGGCCCGCGGTCTTTCCGTGACCATCCAGAAGCTCGACCCCTACATCAACGTCGACCCCGGCACCATGAATCCCTTCCAGCACGGCGAAGTCTATGTGACCGACGACGGCGCGGAAACCGACCTCGACCTCGGCCACTACGAGCGCTATCTCGACGTTTCCCTCTCCCAGCGCAACAACACCACCTCCGGACGCATCTACTACAACGTCATCAACAAGGAACGCCGCGGCGACTATCTCGGCGGCACCGTGCAGGTGATTCCGCACATCACCGACGAAATCAAGCGCACCATCCTGAGCCTCACCGAAGGCGACAATCCCCCCGACGTGGCCATCATCGAAATCGGCGGCACCGTGGGCGACATCGAAGGTCTGCCCTTCCTCGAAGCCATCCGCCAGCTCCGTTCCGACATCGGCCGCAACAACTGCCTCAACATTCACCTCACTCTCGTGCCCTATCTGCACGCCGCGGGCGAATACAAGACCAAGCCCACGCAGCACAGCGTGAAGGAACTGCTTTCCATCGGCATTCAGCCCGACATCATTCTCTGCCGCTGCGAACAGACCATTCCTTCCGAACTCAAGAAGAAAATCGCCCTGTTCTGCAACGTGGACGAAGACGCCGTGTTCACCTCCGTGGACGTGAAGAACGTGTACGGCGTGCCGCTCAAGTTCTATGAGGAAGGCTTCGACCAGAAGGTGGCCATCATGATGCGCCTGCCTGCGCGCAACGCCGACCTCTCCGGCTGGATCAAGCTCATGAACGACTTCGACGAAGCCGCCAAGAGCAAGGTGAACATCGCCATCGTGGGCAAGTACGTCGACCTCAAGGAAGCCTACAAGAGCCTGCACGAAGCCCTCGTTCACGCCGGCGTGGCCAATCATGTTTCCGTCAATCTGAAGTACGTCAATTCCGAAGAAGTCACCGCCGACAACACCCGCGACATCTTCAAGGGCTGCGACGGCATCCTCGTGCCCGGCGGCTTCGGCTACCGCGGCGTGGAAGGCAAGATCGAAGCCATCCGCTACGCCCGCGAAAACAAGATTCCCTTCTTCGGCATCTGCCTCGGCATGCAGTGCGCCGTCATCGAATTCGCCCGTCACGTGGCCGGTCTTTCCAAGGCCAATTCCGAGGAATTCGATCCGCTCACCGATGAAAAGGTCATCTACCTCATGACCGAATGGTACGACTTCCGCAAGAACTCCGTGGAAGTGCGCGACGAAGCCAGCAACAAGGGCGGAACCCTGCGCCTCGGCGCGTATCCCTGCGCCCTGCTGCCCGGCACCAAGGCCGCCGAAGCCTACAAGCAGGAAGAAATCTCCGAACGTCATCGTCATCGTTACGAATTCAACAACGCCTTCCGCGAAACCCTCAGCCAGCACGGCATGGTGTTCAGCGGAACCTCGCCCGACGGCACGCTCGTGGAAATCGTGGAACTGCCCGACCATCCCTGGTTCGTGGGCTGCCAGTTCCATCCTGAATTCAAGTCCCGTCCCATGCACGCGCATCCGCTGTTCAAGGACTTCATCGCCGCTGCGGTGAAACAGTCCAAGAAGAAGTAA
- a CDS encoding DUF169 domain-containing protein produces the protein MLDTSRLQNMFELLGCEEPLGVFYAEKAPTDSLTPPPDRGHACIINYLRMAFDRKICVHFAADACTCMGGWVYLGYRLPAPERIVHFVTTGWEGGEGERYLPSPDSMRRFFRDIDVQPAPAPFCAARPLSQFAEGEEPLLVTFRCRGEALTGLSMLAGFALDDHNAVVMPFGSGCANIFAWPLNWRRRGLKKAVVGGSDPSCRPFMGVDELSFTVTADVLLAMQEAFPRSFLTGKTWAGVRKKIDRSRKVWEEAASR, from the coding sequence ATGCTGGACACCTCACGCCTTCAGAACATGTTTGAGCTGCTCGGCTGCGAAGAGCCGCTGGGCGTTTTCTACGCCGAAAAGGCACCAACCGACTCTCTCACTCCCCCGCCGGACAGGGGACACGCCTGCATCATCAACTATCTGCGCATGGCCTTTGATCGGAAAATCTGCGTCCACTTTGCCGCCGACGCATGCACCTGCATGGGCGGATGGGTCTATCTCGGCTACAGGCTTCCCGCGCCGGAGCGCATCGTCCACTTCGTCACCACCGGATGGGAAGGCGGAGAAGGCGAACGCTATCTCCCCTCGCCCGATTCCATGCGCCGCTTTTTCCGCGACATCGACGTGCAGCCCGCTCCCGCGCCCTTCTGCGCAGCACGCCCCCTCTCTCAGTTTGCCGAAGGCGAAGAGCCGCTGCTCGTCACCTTCCGCTGCCGGGGCGAGGCGCTCACCGGTCTTTCCATGCTCGCCGGATTCGCCCTCGACGATCACAACGCCGTGGTCATGCCCTTCGGCTCCGGGTGCGCCAACATTTTCGCCTGGCCGCTCAACTGGCGGCGGCGGGGGCTCAAAAAGGCCGTGGTCGGCGGATCCGATCCGTCATGCCGCCCCTTCATGGGCGTGGACGAACTTTCCTTTACCGTAACGGCGGACGTGCTGCTCGCCATGCAGGAAGCCTTTCCCCGCTCCTTCCTCACGGGGAAAACCTGGGCCGGCGTAAGAAAAAAGATTGACAGAAGCCGGAAAGTCTGGGAAGAGGCCGCGTCGAGATGA
- a CDS encoding AsnC family transcriptional regulator, with translation MAQIDALDTIDRKLLDIIQTAFPLVPRPYEALGRQLGISEEEALDRVKAMKEKRIIRRLGANFQSAKLGFRSTLCGAHVPEDKLDAFIADVNALPGVTHNYLRNHDFNVWFTLIGPSWDSVCETIRGIEERTGVSIMNLPAEKLFKIRVDFQMEE, from the coding sequence ATGGCTCAGATCGACGCTCTGGACACCATCGACAGAAAACTGCTGGACATCATCCAGACGGCCTTTCCGCTGGTTCCCCGCCCCTACGAGGCGCTGGGCAGACAGCTCGGCATTTCCGAAGAAGAAGCCCTCGACCGCGTGAAGGCCATGAAGGAAAAAAGAATCATCCGCCGCCTGGGAGCCAACTTCCAGTCGGCCAAGCTCGGCTTCCGCTCCACGCTCTGCGGAGCCCATGTGCCCGAAGACAAGCTCGACGCCTTCATAGCCGACGTGAACGCCCTGCCAGGCGTCACCCACAACTACCTGCGCAACCACGACTTCAACGTGTGGTTCACCCTCATCGGCCCCTCCTGGGACAGCGTGTGCGAAACCATCAGGGGCATCGAAGAGCGCACCGGCGTCAGCATCATGAACCTCCCCGCGGAAAAGCTGTTCAAGATCCGCGTGGATTTTCAGATGGAAGAGTAG
- the ahbD gene encoding heme b synthase yields the protein MGRVPDGAPGGHPATAKPRFLPDGSPKCRLIAWEVTRSCNLACKHCRAEAHPEPYPGELSTAEAKALIDTFPEVGEPIIIFTGGDPMMRADVYELAAYARDKGLRCVMSPNGTLITPESARKIKEAGFQRCSISIDGADAASHDAFRGVPGAFDASMRGIEYLKAEGVEFQINTTVTKSNLHSFKDIFHLCEKIGAVAWHIFLLVPMGRAAEIQEEVITAEEYEEVLHWFYDFRKTTSMHLKATCAPHYYRIMRQKAREEGVTVNMENFGMDAMTRGCLGGTGFCFISHTGQLQPCGYLTLDCGNVRDTPFPELWKKTPWFLKFRDQSAYKGKCGVCEYHKVCGGCRARAYSMTDDPMAQEPLCLYKPKAAK from the coding sequence ATGGGTCGCGTTCCCGACGGAGCCCCCGGCGGGCATCCCGCCACGGCAAAACCCCGCTTCCTGCCCGACGGCTCTCCCAAGTGCCGCCTCATCGCCTGGGAAGTCACCCGTTCCTGCAACCTGGCCTGCAAGCACTGCCGCGCCGAAGCTCATCCCGAACCCTATCCGGGCGAGCTCTCCACCGCGGAAGCCAAGGCCCTCATCGACACCTTCCCCGAAGTCGGCGAGCCCATCATCATCTTCACCGGCGGCGATCCCATGATGCGCGCCGACGTCTATGAACTCGCCGCCTACGCCCGCGACAAGGGCCTGCGCTGCGTCATGTCGCCGAACGGCACGCTCATCACGCCCGAGTCCGCCCGCAAGATAAAGGAAGCCGGCTTCCAGCGCTGCTCCATCTCCATCGACGGAGCCGACGCCGCAAGCCACGACGCCTTCCGCGGCGTGCCCGGAGCCTTCGACGCCTCCATGCGCGGCATCGAATACCTGAAGGCCGAAGGCGTGGAATTCCAGATCAACACCACGGTGACCAAGAGCAACCTGCACTCGTTCAAGGATATCTTCCACCTGTGCGAGAAAATCGGCGCCGTGGCCTGGCACATCTTCCTGCTCGTGCCCATGGGCCGGGCCGCCGAAATTCAGGAAGAGGTGATCACCGCCGAAGAATACGAAGAAGTGCTGCACTGGTTCTACGACTTCCGCAAAACCACCTCCATGCATCTCAAGGCCACCTGCGCCCCGCACTACTACCGCATCATGCGGCAGAAGGCCCGCGAGGAAGGCGTAACCGTGAACATGGAAAACTTCGGCATGGACGCCATGACGCGCGGCTGCCTCGGCGGCACGGGCTTCTGCTTCATCAGCCATACCGGACAGCTCCAGCCCTGCGGCTACCTCACCCTCGACTGCGGCAACGTGCGCGACACCCCCTTCCCCGAGCTCTGGAAAAAGACGCCGTGGTTCCTCAAGTTCCGCGATCAGAGCGCCTACAAGGGCAAGTGCGGCGTGTGCGAATACCACAAGGTTTGCGGCGGCTGCCGCGCCCGCGCCTACAGCATGACCGACGACCCCATGGCTCAGGAACCTTTGTGCCTGTACAAGCCCAAGGCGGCAAAATAA
- the hemB gene encoding porphobilinogen synthase, which yields MTELSFHRGRRLRRTPALRDMVRETSLSAADLIMPYFVVDTPDEHFRQPINSMPGQFQLSLAELEKEIGEAVKLGLRSVLLFGIPAEKDPLGSGAYARDGIVQRATRMIKKNWPDLVVITDLCLCEYTSHGHCGIIADGDKTGHVLNDQTLDLLARTAVSQAEAGADIVAPSDMMDGRVLALRTALDKAGFEETPIMSYAVKYASAYYGPFRDAAESAPHFGDRRTYQMDPGNAQEALREMQADIDEGADMFIVKPAGPYQDIIRLMHDTFDVPLVTYQVSGEYSLICAAAQNGWIDRKAVIMESLIGLKRSGAKMIITYFTVEALREGWIR from the coding sequence CGCCGTCTGCGCCGCACTCCCGCTCTTCGCGACATGGTGCGCGAAACCTCCCTTTCCGCCGCCGATCTCATCATGCCCTACTTCGTGGTGGACACCCCCGACGAACATTTCCGTCAGCCCATCAACTCCATGCCCGGCCAGTTCCAGCTTTCCCTTGCCGAACTCGAAAAGGAAATCGGCGAAGCCGTGAAGCTCGGCCTGCGCTCCGTGCTGCTCTTCGGCATTCCCGCCGAAAAGGATCCGCTGGGCTCCGGCGCCTACGCCAGGGACGGCATCGTGCAGCGCGCCACCCGCATGATTAAAAAGAACTGGCCCGACCTTGTCGTCATCACCGACCTGTGCCTGTGCGAATACACTTCGCACGGCCACTGCGGCATCATTGCCGACGGCGACAAGACCGGCCACGTGCTCAACGACCAGACCCTCGACCTGCTCGCCAGAACCGCCGTTTCCCAGGCCGAAGCCGGCGCCGACATCGTGGCTCCCTCCGACATGATGGACGGCCGCGTGCTCGCCCTGCGCACCGCTCTCGACAAGGCCGGATTCGAGGAAACGCCCATCATGTCCTACGCCGTGAAGTACGCTTCCGCCTACTACGGCCCCTTCCGCGACGCAGCGGAATCCGCCCCCCACTTCGGCGATCGCCGCACCTATCAGATGGATCCCGGCAACGCGCAGGAAGCCCTGCGTGAAATGCAGGCCGACATCGACGAAGGCGCGGACATGTTCATCGTCAAGCCCGCGGGCCCCTATCAGGACATCATCCGCCTCATGCACGACACCTTCGACGTGCCGCTCGTGACCTATCAGGTGAGCGGCGAATACTCCCTCATCTGCGCCGCCGCCCAGAACGGCTGGATCGACCGCAAGGCCGTCATCATGGAATCGCTCATCGGCCTCAAGCGTTCCGGCGCCAAGATGATCATCACCTACTTCACCGTGGAAGCCCTCCGCGAAGGATGGATTCGCTGA